From Candidatus Methylomirabilota bacterium, the proteins below share one genomic window:
- a CDS encoding adenylate/guanylate cyclase domain-containing protein yields MKPPRLKLPRLTLSGLRRQPRKLGPWWRNHRRRLLQFWAVGVASSVVVTAASAAGYLEGTQAKTLDLLLRLRGSELNADVVIVAIDDEAFDSVGQLQPLPREYLAKIIRGLQRAGAAVVGLDVTFQAPTTHAADAAFARAVRDFSDDGLSRVVLTSGVMPKTGPLADGALLAAVVRGAPDVPEDPDAMIRRTTLLLPGPGGRFEPSFALAVVARLGGLPQRTLDEALGGGLGTLALPEFRRGHGLDPRGEPLTIRADELLRINFIGKMKSFLTIPSNAVAALADPRAEIAPDNPFRGRVVFVGATFQESRDFFTTPHGAMAGVEVHANVAHMLLTRSFIRPSGWVVSFLLQVVVVMFTGAVLVSYPPMVGTLVSVGGMLLVGFPASYVIFHRGSYWVDFMLPILATRFLGFGADTLERRRFKQAFSRYVSREVAAQVLSESPGLRGERREVSILFSDLRGFTTMSEDMPPEQVAAILNEYFDAMTAAIFRYRGMINDFVGDAVMAIFGAPLQDREHALHATRAGIAMGEALEALNLRWKREGLPQLRMGIGIHSGEVFAGNIGGRSRVKYTLIGDAVNVASRVEGLNKELGTTMLITEATRRLLGDGVKARDMGPREVKGRTELVHVHELLALVGGG; encoded by the coding sequence GTGAAGCCGCCCCGCCTCAAGCTCCCGAGGCTCACGCTCTCGGGGCTCCGGCGCCAGCCCCGGAAGCTCGGCCCCTGGTGGCGGAACCACCGGCGGCGCCTCCTGCAGTTCTGGGCCGTCGGCGTGGCGTCGAGCGTCGTCGTGACGGCGGCGTCGGCCGCGGGTTACCTCGAGGGCACGCAGGCGAAGACGCTCGACCTGCTCCTGCGCCTGCGGGGGAGCGAGCTCAACGCCGACGTCGTCATCGTCGCCATCGACGACGAGGCGTTCGACTCGGTCGGCCAGCTCCAGCCCCTGCCGCGCGAGTACCTCGCGAAGATCATCCGCGGCCTCCAGCGCGCCGGCGCCGCGGTCGTCGGTCTCGACGTGACGTTCCAGGCGCCGACCACGCACGCCGCGGACGCCGCGTTCGCGCGCGCGGTGCGGGACTTCAGCGACGACGGTCTCTCGCGCGTCGTCCTCACGTCCGGCGTGATGCCCAAGACGGGCCCGCTCGCCGATGGAGCACTCCTGGCCGCGGTGGTCCGCGGCGCGCCCGACGTGCCCGAGGACCCCGACGCGATGATCCGCCGGACGACCCTGCTCCTGCCCGGGCCCGGCGGCCGGTTCGAGCCGTCGTTCGCCCTCGCCGTGGTCGCGCGCCTGGGCGGCCTGCCCCAGCGGACGCTCGACGAGGCGCTCGGCGGGGGGCTGGGCACCCTCGCGCTGCCCGAGTTCAGGCGCGGCCACGGGCTCGATCCGCGCGGCGAGCCGCTCACGATCCGCGCCGACGAGCTCCTGCGCATCAACTTCATCGGCAAGATGAAGAGCTTCCTCACGATCCCGTCGAACGCCGTCGCCGCGCTGGCGGACCCGCGGGCGGAGATCGCCCCGGACAACCCCTTCCGCGGGCGTGTCGTGTTCGTCGGGGCCACGTTCCAGGAGAGCCGCGACTTCTTCACGACGCCGCACGGCGCGATGGCCGGCGTGGAGGTCCACGCGAACGTGGCCCACATGCTGCTGACCCGGAGCTTCATCCGCCCCTCGGGCTGGGTCGTCAGCTTCCTGCTCCAGGTCGTCGTCGTCATGTTCACGGGCGCGGTGCTCGTCAGCTATCCGCCGATGGTGGGCACGCTCGTGAGCGTCGGGGGCATGCTCCTCGTCGGCTTCCCGGCGAGCTACGTGATCTTCCACCGCGGCAGCTACTGGGTGGACTTCATGCTGCCGATCCTCGCCACGCGCTTCCTGGGATTCGGTGCCGACACGCTCGAGCGGCGGCGGTTCAAGCAGGCGTTCAGCCGCTACGTCAGCCGCGAGGTCGCCGCGCAGGTGCTCTCGGAGTCGCCGGGGCTCCGGGGCGAGCGCCGGGAGGTCTCGATCCTCTTCTCCGACCTCCGCGGCTTCACGACGATGTCGGAGGACATGCCGCCCGAGCAGGTCGCCGCGATCCTGAACGAGTACTTCGACGCGATGACCGCGGCGATCTTCAGGTACCGCGGCATGATCAACGACTTCGTCGGCGACGCGGTCATGGCGATCTTCGGGGCGCCGCTCCAGGACCGCGAGCACGCCCTGCACGCGACGCGGGCGGGGATCGCGATGGGCGAGGCCCTCGAGGCGCTGAACCTCCGCTGGAAGCGCGAGGGGCTGCCACAGCTCCGGATGGGGATCGGCATCCACTCGGGCGAGGTCTTCGCCGGGAACATCGGCGGCCGATCGCGCGTCAAGTACACGCTCATCGGCGACGCGGTGAACGTCGCCTCGCGCGTCGAGGGCTTGAACAAGGAGCTCGGCACGACCATGCTGATCACGGAGGCCACGCGGCGCCTCCTGGGCGACGGGGTGAAGGCGCGGGACATGGGCCCGCGCGAGGTGAAGGGGCGGACGGAGCTCGTGCACGTCCATGAGCTGCTCGCCCTCGTCGGCGGCGGCTGA
- a CDS encoding GNA1162 family protein, producing MTRLTALALALLVVAGCASGEYTKGPVVSAKELPRTIAVLPLVPPEDPDKEEPARVVTRMIYGSLSASAYDVIKPQVVEERLVRAGLGDPKAAQAKTPAELAKLLKVDGVVYGELTHWNRIFLGVYAQVAAGAHIKLVDARNDVVLFERTEVSRSHEGGVPTNAISAAITLVQSALKLREIELIRASDDLVRNLLKGVPTPPPGEARRPPAFGNVLSDGSGRLLKIGDVVTVIAQGQPGAIGTFDVHPIAKDLALEETGEGVYVGRYTVKPGDNGTDAFVVARLADGAGRFSEREDVLGRFNVDTVPPDAPKGLGVSLKDRTLRLAWTANTEPDLAAYRVYRSGSALSGFTVVATTETPGFSDAIEGIAYYRVTAVDKAGNESAPGPSVALPVLPSQLTGTVTAESYLVPAHSPYVVQGSLTVDKGATLTILPGVVIRFAPGAEGIVVKDGALVARGTPAQRITFTSASERPRAGDFGAAVVVRAKTGQTSALEEVVVEHAGVGVRVESGGVEVLRAEIAKNLQSGVEVSGTGVLKLGDSRVAGQPAGTGVTVQGFGRAVLRGNSIVDNGWAVVNYSGNQVDARENWWGAGTPAEGLFVGDVDHRSPLAVEAGRKK from the coding sequence ATGACACGCCTGACGGCCCTCGCCCTCGCCCTGCTCGTCGTCGCCGGCTGCGCCTCCGGCGAGTACACCAAGGGACCCGTGGTCTCCGCGAAGGAGCTGCCGCGGACCATCGCCGTGCTGCCGCTCGTGCCGCCCGAGGATCCCGACAAGGAGGAGCCGGCGCGCGTCGTGACGCGGATGATCTACGGCTCGCTCAGCGCGAGCGCCTACGACGTCATCAAGCCCCAGGTCGTCGAGGAGCGCCTGGTGCGCGCGGGGCTCGGCGACCCGAAGGCCGCCCAGGCCAAGACGCCGGCCGAGCTGGCGAAGCTCCTCAAAGTGGACGGCGTCGTCTACGGCGAGCTGACCCATTGGAACCGGATCTTCCTCGGCGTCTACGCCCAGGTCGCGGCGGGCGCCCACATCAAGCTCGTGGACGCGCGCAACGATGTGGTCCTGTTCGAGCGCACGGAGGTCTCGCGGAGCCACGAGGGCGGTGTGCCCACGAACGCGATATCGGCCGCGATCACGCTGGTCCAGTCGGCGCTGAAGCTCCGCGAGATCGAGCTGATCCGCGCGTCGGACGACCTCGTACGCAACCTCCTCAAGGGCGTGCCCACGCCGCCGCCCGGCGAGGCGCGCCGCCCGCCCGCGTTCGGCAACGTCCTGAGCGACGGCTCGGGCCGGCTGCTCAAGATCGGCGACGTCGTGACGGTGATCGCGCAGGGCCAGCCCGGCGCGATCGGCACCTTCGACGTGCACCCGATCGCGAAGGACCTCGCGCTCGAGGAGACCGGCGAGGGCGTCTACGTCGGCCGCTACACGGTGAAGCCCGGTGACAACGGGACGGACGCGTTCGTCGTCGCGCGCCTCGCCGACGGCGCAGGGCGCTTCAGCGAGCGCGAGGACGTGCTGGGCCGCTTCAACGTCGACACGGTGCCGCCCGACGCTCCGAAGGGCCTCGGCGTGAGCCTCAAGGACCGGACGCTCAGGCTCGCCTGGACGGCGAACACCGAGCCCGACCTCGCCGCCTACCGCGTCTACCGCAGCGGCTCGGCGCTGTCGGGCTTCACGGTGGTCGCGACCACCGAGACGCCCGGCTTCTCGGACGCGATCGAGGGCATCGCGTACTATCGCGTCACCGCGGTGGACAAGGCGGGTAACGAGAGCGCGCCGGGGCCCTCCGTCGCGCTGCCCGTGCTGCCGTCGCAGCTCACGGGAACGGTCACGGCCGAGAGCTACCTCGTGCCCGCGCACTCGCCCTACGTCGTGCAGGGGAGCCTCACGGTGGACAAGGGCGCGACCCTCACGATCCTGCCAGGGGTCGTGATCCGCTTCGCGCCGGGCGCCGAGGGGATCGTCGTCAAGGACGGCGCGCTCGTCGCGCGCGGGACGCCCGCGCAGCGCATCACCTTCACGTCGGCGAGCGAGCGGCCGCGGGCCGGCGACTTCGGCGCGGCCGTCGTGGTCCGCGCGAAGACGGGGCAGACCTCGGCGCTCGAGGAGGTCGTGGTGGAGCACGCCGGCGTCGGCGTCCGGGTCGAGAGCGGCGGCGTCGAGGTGCTGCGCGCCGAGATCGCGAAGAACCTCCAGAGCGGCGTCGAGGTGTCCGGGACCGGCGTCCTGAAGCTCGGCGACAGCCGCGTGGCCGGCCAGCCCGCGGGCACGGGCGTCACGGTGCAGGGCTTCGGGCGCGCCGTCCTCCGCGGCAACAGCATCGTCGACAACGGCTGGGCCGTCGTGAACTACTCCGGGAACCAGGTGGACGCGCGCGAGAACTGGTGGGGCGCCGGGACGCCCGCCGAGGGGCTGTTCGTCGGCGATGTGGATCACCGCAGCCCGCTGGCCGTCGAGGCCGGACGCAAAAAATGA